AACAAATGATGTATCAAATTCACTAAAGTAATTTTCAAAATTACCTTTGCGATAGTGATAATCATTTTCTGATTTTAATTCTGGAAGTGTAAAATTTATTCTTGCTGAGTCTTCACTGAAAATGTTATCGTATGATTTTATTTTTAAAGAATCGGCGAGCGGGCCATAAATTCCAAAAGCAGAAATGAATACATTGTTACCTGTTGCTACATAATTGAGAAGATATTCAATATCAAGTCTGTCGGGTGAAAAGTAGGAATTAATAAAAATATAATTTGTGTTATAGAAATCCTGATCTTTGAGGATATTATAAATGGGTAATTCCTTTATACTGATGCTTTCTGGAAATAATTCTTTTGCGGCATCAGAAATAATGTATCCACCGTAAGGTATCTTATCTTTTCGTGCAAAACTTTTACTCCAATCAACTTCTTCAGGTTCAAGGCTTTTAATAACCGTCAACAGAATTAAAGTTATTAAAAGTGGAACCAAATATTTTAAATTCTTTTTTTTCATCAGGCTTTAATCAAAGCGTAAAGTTTATTAAAGTCAACTTTGAATGAATTGATTATACTCTCATCAACCAGGAAGTCACCGTACCAGATTCGTTCAAAGCCTAAAGTTGTATTTCTGAAAACCGATGCAATCTGAATATCTCTGATTTCATTTAAATATTGATAATTGGTTTTATTATTCCTCAGTTCAATTAAACCTTTACCCGAAAGTAATTGTAACGATTTCAGATACATATAACGTATAGCAATTTTATATTGCTTACTTTCTATGGCAGCAGAAATATGATCATCAAAATTCATCTGATTGATATCTTCATCTTCCTCACTCAATTTCAATTCGCTCGAGTTAATCTTTCCAAATAAAAAACCACGTCGATCAGCTTTTAATAACCCTCTGATAATTAGAATCAAAGCTATTGCCATTAAACCATAGTAAAGAATATCAAGTAAAGTTGAGTACGCTTTCGACGAACTCAGAATAATTAGCTGCTGATTGATCCAGTTTTTGATTTTAGTTATCCAATCATCTGCTTCTTTCGGACCTCCATCGTAATTAAAAGCTGAGTCATTTTTGTATTTATCCAAAAATCCATCGGGAAGTGTCCTTAGATTTATAATCAAACTATCTTCTTTAGCTGAATATATTTTTTTGGTCGAATCAATATCTGCAGTATAATCAGGTTTAACAACTGATGCTGCTTTTTGGGCATAGTTAACTTGTACAAAAAATACTATAAAAACTGACAGAAAGAGATATATCCGAATAAAACTCATTACTTTATTTGATCGATTTGTTCCAGTAACCCGGGAGCTTCTTTGCGTTCAACAAGGTTGTAATAGTGAAATGCAATTGCAACAGTGCTGATTGAATAAAGAATTACTCCAAGTGATGAAATTATAGATGTGATGATATAAAGAATTCGGTTCAGTCCGCTTGATTCAGAATCAACTCCGGAAAACGCTGTGACAAACATCATTATATAAGTTGGAATGTAAAGTGCATACGTCAAAAATCCTTGAATTATTCCGATGACTAGTATGAATCCAAAAGTGAACCACCAATTGTCCTTAATCAATTTGATGCAACGGCTTACCGCATCAAAGAATCCAATTTCCTCTTCGAGTCTGACGATGAAAATAATTGAAAGAGTAATTGAAAGGTAGATACCAGGAACAATTAAAAAGACAAATCCCAATCCAACAAAAAATGAATAACCTATTCCTGTCAAAAATACTGGAAAGAAGATCTTTTTAACTCTCTTCCATACATCGTCAATCTCAAATACTCCGGTTTCTGATTCTTTGTAAAACAATAAGATGCGCATAAGTAACTACCGTAATTATCACATAAGATATGATCATAAAATATAGCAAAAGCAGAAAGGAAATCCAATTCATTCCAAATCCTGATTGTAAGCAAAATTGAACATCGAAGATTGATAAATCCCCATAAACACACCAGCCAGAAGAATAAAAGGCGAAGCAATTAATAAATTCGATTTGAATAAAAGAATAAAGTTTCTTCTTATGTAATCGAATGTTACGTTAAGCAGAGCACCAAAATCTCTGACTTTTCGAAATTCAATTTTTGCCTGATTCATTCGCAACCTCAATACTTTTAAATAATTTATTTGGGTAAATAAAAAAATACCAGATAACAAATGCCAATGAACTTAAAATAATTGTTAAACTTAAAATCATTGGCATACCCGTATGCCTCGTTACAAATGATTCAAGAAATCCTGCTGTCATGAATATTGGAATGAGACTTACAATCATCTTTAATCCTTCCTTAGCGGAAATCATAAATGACTGCCTGCGTGAATAAGTCCCCGGAAATAAAATACTGTTGCCAAGAACCAAACCTGCAGCTCCGGCAATGATTATTGCAGATATTTCGAGAGTTCCATGTATCCAGATTACAAGAATAGATTCAAACAAAAGATCGTGTATGTGAAAGAAATATTGAAATGCTCCTAACATTATTCCGTTTGACATTAATATCCAGCCAGTTCCAAATGAGAGCAGCAGACCAAACATAAATGCAATGAATGAAACTCTGATATTATTGAATGTTATGCCGAGGAACATATCAACCCCATTCATCTGTTTATAAACAGCCAGCGGATCACCCTTGTCAATATTTTCAAGAGTCATATTAACATAACTGTCGCCCATAATAAGTCGGACAAAACCAGAATCACCTGCAGATGAAACAATGCCAATAAGCATTGAAAGAAAAAATATCGAGAAAGAAATAATTATCTTCATTCTATGCTTGTAAAAAAGTAAGGGTGCTTCATATTTCCAGAATCTAAGGAATCTTTCCTTTCTTTCTTTTTTACTTTTATAGATTGATTGATGAATACGTGCGGTGAGAGAATTTAAGTATTGTGTTGTTTTGCTTTCGGGATAAAAAGTTCTGGAGTAAGAAAGATCATCGGTTAATTCTATGAAAAGATCAGCAAGTTTATCAGGATTGACATTTTCTTTTAAGGCAAGAAACTGTTCAACTTCTTTCCATTTCTCAGCATTCTTTTTAAGGAATGTAACTTCTCTCAAATTATATCTTTCGGCTAGTTTTCATCTTCATAATTAATGAGTGAATTCACATTGTAATTTCTAAGTTTTTCGCGCCCATTAAGAAACGACAACTCAATTATGAATGAGACAAGGACAACTTCACCGCCAAGCTTTTCTACTAATTTACAGGCAGCTTCGGCTGTCCCACCGGTAGCAAGAAGATCATCATGAATTAAAACTTTATCACCTTTGCTGATTGCATCTTTGTGTATTTCTATTTTGTCCAGTCCATACTCTAACTGATAGGTTTGTGATTCCTTTTCTGCCGGAAGCTTTCCAGGTTTTCTTACAGGAACAAAGCCAGCATTTAATTGATTTGCCAACATCGCTCCAAATATGAAGCCTCGTGATTCAACTCCAACTACTTTATCAACCTTTTTATCTTCTGCATGGGATAGCAATAGATTCAGCGTTTCCTTTACAGCTACGGGGTCTTTTAACAGTGTAGTAATATCCCGGAACATAATTCCTTTGATCGGAAAATCCCGGATGCTCCGGATGTATTTTTTAAGGTCTGCTGGCATAACCGTTCCTATTTTTTATTAAGAAATTTGTTTAAGCCTTTTTTAAAATCATCAGTTGTGCGGCTGATTGTATTTAGACCGATACAATATTCAACTGATTCTTCGATTGATAAATTCGACACCTTTCTGATCAAATCCTTTGTCATTATCATACTGGATTCTGAGTTCGTTTTAATTTTAGACGATAAATTCAAAGAAAATTCTAATGCATTGTTAAATAAGTAGTTAACGAATCCAATCTCATAAGCTCGTTTGGCTTCAATTATATCACCGGACAGTAACAATTGTTTTGCCATTCCTTCACCAACTCTTCTAATTAGAAATGTTGAAACGATAGCAGGTATGAATCCAATTTTTACTTCTGAATAACCAAACTTTGCATTTTTTTCGTCAGCAACGATTATATCGCATACAGAAGCCAGTCCGCACCCGCCAGCGATGGCTGCTCCGTTTACTGCAGCAATAACTGGCTTCGGGAAATTATATATCATTAAAAATAAATCGGCTAGTTCCCGGGAATCTTTTTCGTTATCTAATGATGAATAATTCCTCATCTCATTATGGTATTCAAGATCTGCACCTGCACAGAAAGCTTTTCCCTCACCTGTAATAATCACGACTTTAACCGAATCATCATCACCTGCTTCCATTAGCTTTGACTTCATCTGACTTACCAATTCGGGATGAAGTGAATTTCTTTTTTCAGGACGATTGAGAGTTAAAATCCCGATTTCGTTTTCGAGTTCATATTTTATCATAATTCCACCAAAATTTATTATTCAAACAAACGAACAATAAAATACATTTGCAAATACACTGAGATAAAGCCAAATAGTATACCAGCTATCACCTGTGCAGATGTGTGCACTTTCAATTGAATCCTAGACCATCCAACTAATAGAACTATAATTGAGAATATTAAAGCTATCGGTCCGAAAGCATACGTCACTGCAGCCAATGGACCTGCAGCACCCATGGCATGCGCACTGATTTTCCAGTATTTGTTAATTAAGATTGTAACTAACGTATTGGAAATATAACAAAACCAAAATGCGATTGAAATAATATGAACATTAAAGTTTATCAGCAGGATCAGTCCAATTAAATAAAATCCGACTGAGATTACAAATGGTACTGTTCTTTCTTCCTTTATAGACGCATCAAGGTCAACAATTTTTTTCGCTTTCGAAGAACAACAAATAAAATGATCGGTGCCGCAAATCCTAACAAGACGCAACCAGAATTGTGACCATTATTTTCAAAGATTCTGTTTCAATTGTAAAAGCAAAGATTGTGGAAAACGATTATGGTAAATGAAGGGAGGGACAAAGAGAGTTGAGATGAACCTTGCAAGCTTTTCTGTTTTTCTTTTGTCATTTCCCACTTATTTGAGCATCTTTAATGAATTTGATTGAGACCCTACTGAAACGAATTCAGAGTAACAATTAGATTAGCATTACTCAAAGCTGATCAACCTCCTTTTCAACGAGTCCAGATACTTCAGCACATCTTCAACGGCGATATATTCAATATAATTCAGTCAGCTCAGCGTATCCTTGCGTTATACAATCCTTTCTCTGATAACCGGCATAGAACTTTCGATGCTCAATCTACCTCTTCTTTCTCCTTTAACTTTAATAGCAAGTTTAAGATGTTTAAGGCCAGGTTTTATTCTCATCTCCTCATCAACAATGGTTGTAATATTTCCTGGTTGATAGAAGTTCTTTTGCTTCTTTAAAATCCACGGATTACCAATTGCACCTCGTGCAATCATCACTCCATCAGCACCAGTTTCATCAAAAGCTCTTTTTACGTCTTGTGCAGATCTCCGTTAAGGAAAACCGGAAGACTTACTACTTCTTTGACTTTCGGAATCCAAGCCCAATCTGCATCGCCACTATGACCAACTTTCCTCGTTCTGCAATGGACAGTCAATGCTGGCTCACCGGCATCTTCCATTCTCTTGCTACTTCAAGAATCTGGATACTGTTTTCATCCCAGCCCAATCTTGTTTTTACAGTTACTGGTAATGAAGTCGAGTCCACAACTTCTCTAACTAGTTCTTGCATATATGGAGGATCTTTTAGAAATGCAGAACCAGCTCCACATCCGACAACATTCTTTACCCAACAGCCCGCATTAATATCAATCAAATCCAGGATTTTCTGCCTCTGCAATTTTAGCAACACCACCATTGATTCAATATTTGCACCGTAAATCTGAATTCCAACTGGACTTTCCTCATCAGTATTTTAGCTTCTGATGGGTTTTTGTTAGCACGCACTAATCCTTCGGAGTTACAAATTCAGTGTAAACAATATCAGCACCAGTTCCTGCAAACCAGACGAAATGTCTGTCACATCCTCCATTGGTGCGAGCAGAATGGATTTATCTATTTTTATGCTGTTGATTTTGAGCATTTAGTAAAAATATCCACAATTCGGAATAAGGATTAGATTTAAATTCTTGCCAGAAAGAAATTGATGTAAACTTAATAATTAAATAAATAATTACTCTGTTCTCTTATTGCTCTTATTTCAAAAGAATAATCTTCTTTGTAGTCAAATATTCGCCACTACGAAGGTGGCAGAAATAGATTCCACTTGGCAAACCAATTGCATCAAAGATAATCTCATAGTCCTCTCTCCCTGCTCTTGATTAATAGATTTTCCTTCCCTACCCAGTATCATGAATAGTTATTTGGACAGTTGGAAATGAAGGGGACTTTATAAATAAACTTAATGGAAGAATTAAATGGATTGGGATAGGCATCTGAAAGATAGAATTCATTTATTGACAAATTTTCCTCTTCTACATACGATAAATGATTAATAATTACAGTTTTTTGAAAGGATAGTAAATTTCTGGCGTAATACGTTTATGCCTAAACTGATAAGAAAATGCCAATGTTCCAAATGAATAGTAAGAAAAATTATCTGTGCAAGTTAGAGAACTTACTCTGACCCGGGACACCACAAATATCGTATCCAAGCCAATTTTCATCAATCAAATCAAGAATCCCGTAATTATAATAAAGCGTATCACCATTAAATATTCTTGTAGTATCACAAACATCAGGTATCATGGGGTAACTAATTTTATGCAATACATTATTCATAAAAAATTCATCATCTTTTTGATATGCTATTCCTACCCATCCTGTATTAATACCAATATTATCCGCTAATTTTATTAATGCAATATCAATTGAATACCAACCAAATAGGTTAGATTTGAAAGTGATATATTCTATTCCATACTTTTACCAAATATTTGACTTTCAATTCCATTGTCATAAGCTGGAAAAACCCAAATACTGTCCGGAAAATTAGTGTGTGAGTTGTATCAAACTTCCTACACAATGGCAACCTGTAAGCACATAACTTGGAGCAACCATAATCCCAGAACATAGCTGAAATAATGTATCATTTTGGCTCCGATAAAGTTTAACTGCTGTTCTTGACGGGTAGTTATTAGTAGCATATAAATATTGTAATGGTGAATAATCAGTAAATCCAGAATTATTGTAAGTACTATCTGGTGGTTCAAGTTCATAAAAATCGCGTCCCGGGTAACTGCCATAGTTCCAACCAGATTGTTCGAATTCTTTTGTAGTGTCAATTGTAACGAGCGGATAGTAAAATATTTGATGTGTAACTGTATTATAGTTAATCAAGGTATCTTGCTGCGAAAAACCAGATTGAAAAATTAATATTACCAATAAAATAATAGTCTTGTTAATTTTTATGTTGTGATTTTGTGCATCAGATTATTTTTTACTTTAATCAATTATAATAAAATTTATCTTCATCGGTATATAAATAATTGAGGCTATAGCAATCAGAACATAAGTTAAAATACTCCTTTAACGCTATCAGTTATTAATTAAATCATTCTTTTGGCATTCCCTTTTCACTTATAAGCTTTTTAAACAAAGACACAGCTTTCTCGGTTTTATCAAATGTTGCAAGATGATTTTCAAAATCATCCATAGTCATTATCTTTCCGATGAAAGTCTGGTAGATATCTCTCAAAAATAACTTCCAGTTTTCAAGGCCCATTTCTTCTGCTAAAAGATTTAATACATATGGTCCTTTTCCATATAGTATTAGTCCTTTTTCTTTCGTATTTGGCATATCGACATCAAGAATCGGGATATCCCTCTCACTCCCTGCAAATTCTTTATATTTATCAAGTGGTTTAAGTAATGCATTGTTAAATGCTTCTTCTCCTTCGCTATCTCTTACGAACATTAGTCTAAGATAATGAGGCAAAGAAATTGTGAAAAAGAAAAAACCTGGCTCGCTAATATCCGCAAATACACCAGATGTAAACCACTGTTGGGCAATCGTAAGAATCAACTGCTCCTTGAAACCCTTGTTTATGATTTCAAGGATTATTATGCCAATTGTTAACAAACCACTACCAACATTAACTCCTCCAAAATCAGTGACAACAAAATATATTAGTTGCTCTCTTGCGTAAGGACCAATCGTTTTACTAAAGTAATTAAGAATGCTATCTGCCTGATTTAACATATTAATTATTAAAGTTGAATCTATCTCTCTTGAATAAAGTTCTAATTTGTTTTTTAGAAGAAAACTCTGTATGCTGATATGATTCGTTTCTGAAAACTACCAGTGGCATTTGAAAACCGGTTTTTCACATTCATAAATAAAAACAGAATCTCCTGTATCCACTTTGTCCAATTAATTACCTGATGATAACACACTATAACCCTCAGGTACTTTCGCACTTCAACTTATAAGTAAAAATCTGGTTTATAATTAATGGATACCATCGATGACCGCGATCAAGAAGTAACAGCGTATCATTCATCTCGTCGATTTCAAATGAGTAATTGAATCTTATTTCTAAGTCTATCAT
This region of bacterium genomic DNA includes:
- a CDS encoding stage II sporulation protein M, translated to MREVTFLKKNAEKWKEVEQFLALKENVNPDKLADLFIELTDDLSYSRTFYPESKTTQYLNSLTARIHQSIYKSKKERKERFLRFWKYEAPLLFYKHRMKIIISFSIFFLSMLIGIVSSAGDSGFVRLIMGDSYVNMTLENIDKGDPLAVYKQMNGVDMFLGITFNNIRVSFIAFMFGLLLSFGTGWILMSNGIMLGAFQYFFHIHDLLFESILVIWIHGTLEISAIIIAGAAGLVLGNSILFPGTYSRRQSFMISAKEGLKMIVSLIPIFMTAGFLESFVTRHTGMPMILSLTIILSSLAFVIWYFFIYPNKLFKSIEVANESGKN
- a CDS encoding tRNA-dihydrouridine synthase encodes the protein MQIYGANIESMVVLLKLQRQKILDLIDINAGCWVKNVVGCGAGSAFLKDPPYMQELVREVVDSTSLPVTVKTRLGWDENSIQILEVAREWKMPVSQH
- a CDS encoding phosphatase PAP2 family protein, with product MRLVRICGTDHFICCSSKAKKIVDLDASIKEERTVPFVISVGFYLIGLILLINFNVHIISIAFWFCYISNTLVTILINKYWKISAHAMGAAGPLAAVTYAFGPIALIFSIIVLLVGWSRIQLKVHTSAQVIAGILFGFISVYLQMYFIVRLFE
- a CDS encoding enoyl-CoA hydratase/isomerase family protein, which translates into the protein MIKYELENEIGILTLNRPEKRNSLHPELVSQMKSKLMEAGDDDSVKVVIITGEGKAFCAGADLEYHNEMRNYSSLDNEKDSRELADLFLMIYNFPKPVIAAVNGAAIAGGCGLASVCDIIVADEKNAKFGYSEVKIGFIPAIVSTFLIRRVGEGMAKQLLLSGDIIEAKRAYEIGFVNYLFNNALEFSLNLSSKIKTNSESSMIMTKDLIRKVSNLSIEESVEYCIGLNTISRTTDDFKKGLNKFLNKK
- a CDS encoding tRNA-dihydrouridine synthase: MEDAGEPALTVHCRTRKVGHSGDADWAWIPKVKEVVSLPVFLNGDLHKT
- a CDS encoding adenine phosphoribosyltransferase translates to MPADLKKYIRSIRDFPIKGIMFRDITTLLKDPVAVKETLNLLLSHAEDKKVDKVVGVESRGFIFGAMLANQLNAGFVPVRKPGKLPAEKESQTYQLEYGLDKIEIHKDAISKGDKVLIHDDLLATGGTAEAACKLVEKLGGEVVLVSFIIELSFLNGREKLRNYNVNSLINYEDEN